One Coccinella septempunctata chromosome 1, icCocSept1.1, whole genome shotgun sequence DNA window includes the following coding sequences:
- the LOC123315488 gene encoding uncharacterized protein LOC123315488 isoform X1: protein MKNEHKILAISLCFFASMNEIIHCQDTCNPCTGAVIGYCCNINNLCCDVVEPSQVPRLCPSLTDTMSREICRKSENRCNKRSECPHPNNQDCCPTRHCGSACVDINGASKT, encoded by the exons ATGAAGAATGAACATAAGATTCTCGCAATATCATTGTGTTTTTTCGCATCAATGAACGAAATAATTCATTGTCAAGATACTTGTAACCCATGCACGGGTGCCGTGATTGGTTACTGTTGTAACATCAATAATTTGTGTTGTGATGTAGTGGAGC CAAGTCAGGTGCCGAGGCTTTGTCCGTCTTTAACCGATACTATGTCAAGGGAAATTTGTAGGAAAAGTGAAAACAGATGCAATAAGAGATCTGAATGCCCACACCCAAACAACCAGGATTGTTGTCCTACACGCCACTGTGGATCTGCTTGCGTAGATATTAATGGCGCATCGAAAACATAA
- the LOC123315488 gene encoding uncharacterized protein LOC123315488 isoform X3: MRTLSNKASQVPRLCPSLTDTMSREICRKSENRCNKRSECPHPNNQDCCPTRHCGSACVDINGASKT, from the exons ATGAGAACCTTGTCAAATAAAG CAAGTCAGGTGCCGAGGCTTTGTCCGTCTTTAACCGATACTATGTCAAGGGAAATTTGTAGGAAAAGTGAAAACAGATGCAATAAGAGATCTGAATGCCCACACCCAAACAACCAGGATTGTTGTCCTACACGCCACTGTGGATCTGCTTGCGTAGATATTAATGGCGCATCGAAAACATAA
- the LOC123315488 gene encoding uncharacterized protein LOC123315488 isoform X2 → MMRNSMLSLSIFVLVFCHHASCQSTCYPCTRVVVGYCCTFQNLCCDVASQVPRLCPSLTDTMSREICRKSENRCNKRSECPHPNNQDCCPTRHCGSACVDINGASKT, encoded by the exons ATGATGAGAAATAGCATgctttctctttcaatttttgttctCGTTTTTTGTCACCATGCATCCTGCCAAAGCACATGTTATCCTTGTACCCGTGTGGTAGTCGGTTATTGTTGTACTTTCCAAAATTTATGCTGTGATGTGG CAAGTCAGGTGCCGAGGCTTTGTCCGTCTTTAACCGATACTATGTCAAGGGAAATTTGTAGGAAAAGTGAAAACAGATGCAATAAGAGATCTGAATGCCCACACCCAAACAACCAGGATTGTTGTCCTACACGCCACTGTGGATCTGCTTGCGTAGATATTAATGGCGCATCGAAAACATAA
- the LOC123321502 gene encoding mitochondrial pyruvate carrier 2-like, whose amino-acid sequence MELNIHENDPNNITMEEIHLESRYEHPNESRNTNETTGANSKSTEGRNIDTSNKKETGNSSNWNNVIQNLKNFWNHPAGPLTIFFWAPAFKWGLVIAGLTDLARPAGNISILQTLALAATGIIWCRYSLVIIPKNYSLFSVNLFIAVSQCYQLYRSMKYQYFS is encoded by the coding sequence ATGGAGTTGAATATACACGAAAATGATCCAAACAATATAACTATGGAAGAAATTCATCTGGAATCGAGATATGAACACCCGAATGAATCAAGAAATACAAATGAAACTACAGGAGCAAATAGTAAATCAACAGAAGGGAGAAATATAGATACCAGTAACAAAAAAGAAACTGGAAACAGCAGCAACTGGAACAATgtcattcaaaatttaaaaaatttctgGAACCATCCAGCAGGACCGCTGACAATCTTTTTTTGGGCACCTGCTTTTAAATGGGGTCTGGTCATAGCTGGTTTGACAGATTTGGCAAGACCTGCAGGAAATATCAGTATACTGCAAACATTGGCCTTAGCTGCCACGGGAATAATATGGTGTAGATATTCGCTTGTGATTATTCCTAAGAATTATAGTTTATTCAGTGTGAATTTGTTTATAGCAGTCAGTCAGTGTTATCAACTTTACAGGtctatgaaatatcaatatttttcatga